One Colius striatus isolate bColStr4 chromosome 10, bColStr4.1.hap1, whole genome shotgun sequence genomic region harbors:
- the ATPAF1 gene encoding ATP synthase mitochondrial F1 complex assembly factor 1 isoform X1 translates to MAAPLLPALRSRAALRPLGLLLPPCRGAAATGPGPRETALEENPFYDKYRHKIQELRRSSPDVFESRMEKRNEVKKQPVGYSNQGEFIRCMEEKAEGLGTKTSRGGFTKDKTLDSILNVEMVKEKSAEEIKQIWSQYFSAKDTVYAVIPAEKFDLIQKRAQQCPSFLYALPRKEGYEFFVGQWSGTELHFTSLINVQTQGEAAPSQLVLYHYPELQKEKGIVLMTAEMDSKFLAVHEAQCLANQLQLFYAADRSQTYELVETFNHRSSEFKYMSVIAELEQSGLGRELRPDWFGYRKDVEASQECASQAWLAPVRA, encoded by the exons ATGGCGGCGCCTCTGCTGCCGGCCCTGCGGAGCCGCGCTGCCCTCCggcccctggggctgctgctcccgcCGTGCCGGGGGGCGGCCGCaacggggccggggccgcgggaGACGGCGCTGGAGGAGAACCCCTTCTACGACAAGTACCGACACAAGATCCAGGAGCTGCGGAG ATCCAGTCCAGATGTGTTTGAATCCCGGATGGAAAAAAGAAACGAAGTGAAAAAGCAGCCTGTGGGATATTCCAACCAAGGAGAATTTATCAGATGcatggaggaaaag GCAGAAGGCTTGGGCACAAAGACATCAAGGGGAGGATTCACCAAGGATAAG ACACTTGATTCAATTCTTAATGTGGAGAtggtgaaagaaaaatcagcagAGGAGATAAAACAG ATTTGGAGTCAGTATTTTTCTGCAAAAGATACAGTTTATGCTGTTATTCCT GCAGAGAAGTTTGATTTGATACAGAAGAGAGCCCAGCAATGCCCATCG TTTCTCTATGCTTTGCCAAGGAAAGAAGGCTACGAGTTCTTTGTGGGACAGTGGTCAGGAACAGAATTGCACTTCACTTCCCTAATAAACGTTCAG ACCCAAGGTGAAGCTGCTCCAAGCCAGTTGGTTTTATACCATTACCCtgagctgcagaaggaaaaagggataGTACTAATGACAGCAGAAATGGACTCCAAGTTCTTG GCGGTTCACGAAGCACAGTGTCTGGCAAATCAGCTGCAGCTGTTCTACGCAGCGGATCGCTCCCAGACCTACGAGTTAGTGGAGACCTTCAACCACAGATCGAGTGAATTTAAGTACATGTCGGTTATAGCAGAGCTGGAGCAAAGCGGACTCGGAAGAGAGCTGAGACCCG ATTGGTTTGGCTACAGAAAGGATGTGGAGGCATCCCAGGAATGTGCTAGTCAGGCCTGGCTGGCACCCGTGAGGGCTTGA
- the ATPAF1 gene encoding ATP synthase mitochondrial F1 complex assembly factor 1 isoform X2 has protein sequence MAAPLLPALRSRAALRPLGLLLPPCRGAAATGPGPRETALEENPFYDKYRHKIQELRRSSPDVFESRMEKRNEVKKQPVGYSNQGEFIRCMEEKAEGLGTKTSRGGFTKDKTLDSILNVEMVKEKSAEEIKQIWSQYFSAKDTVYAVIPFLYALPRKEGYEFFVGQWSGTELHFTSLINVQTQGEAAPSQLVLYHYPELQKEKGIVLMTAEMDSKFLAVHEAQCLANQLQLFYAADRSQTYELVETFNHRSSEFKYMSVIAELEQSGLGRELRPDWFGYRKDVEASQECASQAWLAPVRA, from the exons ATGGCGGCGCCTCTGCTGCCGGCCCTGCGGAGCCGCGCTGCCCTCCggcccctggggctgctgctcccgcCGTGCCGGGGGGCGGCCGCaacggggccggggccgcgggaGACGGCGCTGGAGGAGAACCCCTTCTACGACAAGTACCGACACAAGATCCAGGAGCTGCGGAG ATCCAGTCCAGATGTGTTTGAATCCCGGATGGAAAAAAGAAACGAAGTGAAAAAGCAGCCTGTGGGATATTCCAACCAAGGAGAATTTATCAGATGcatggaggaaaag GCAGAAGGCTTGGGCACAAAGACATCAAGGGGAGGATTCACCAAGGATAAG ACACTTGATTCAATTCTTAATGTGGAGAtggtgaaagaaaaatcagcagAGGAGATAAAACAG ATTTGGAGTCAGTATTTTTCTGCAAAAGATACAGTTTATGCTGTTATTCCT TTTCTCTATGCTTTGCCAAGGAAAGAAGGCTACGAGTTCTTTGTGGGACAGTGGTCAGGAACAGAATTGCACTTCACTTCCCTAATAAACGTTCAG ACCCAAGGTGAAGCTGCTCCAAGCCAGTTGGTTTTATACCATTACCCtgagctgcagaaggaaaaagggataGTACTAATGACAGCAGAAATGGACTCCAAGTTCTTG GCGGTTCACGAAGCACAGTGTCTGGCAAATCAGCTGCAGCTGTTCTACGCAGCGGATCGCTCCCAGACCTACGAGTTAGTGGAGACCTTCAACCACAGATCGAGTGAATTTAAGTACATGTCGGTTATAGCAGAGCTGGAGCAAAGCGGACTCGGAAGAGAGCTGAGACCCG ATTGGTTTGGCTACAGAAAGGATGTGGAGGCATCCCAGGAATGTGCTAGTCAGGCCTGGCTGGCACCCGTGAGGGCTTGA
- the ATPAF1 gene encoding ATP synthase mitochondrial F1 complex assembly factor 1 isoform X3 encodes MAAPLLPALRSRAALRPLGLLLPPCRGAAATGPGPRETALEENPFYDKYRHKIQELRRSSPDVFESRMEKRNEVKKQPVGYSNQGEFIRCMEEKAEGLGTKTSRGGFTKDKTLDSILNVEMVKEKSAEEIKQIWSQYFSAKDTVYAVIPAEKFDLIQKRAQQCPSFLYALPRKEGYEFFVGQWSGTELHFTSLINVQTQGEAAPSQLVLYHYPELQKEKGIVLMTAEMDSKFLAVHEAQCLANQLQLFYAADRSQTYELVETFNHRSSEFKYMSVIAELEQSGLGRELRPGQWSDKS; translated from the exons ATGGCGGCGCCTCTGCTGCCGGCCCTGCGGAGCCGCGCTGCCCTCCggcccctggggctgctgctcccgcCGTGCCGGGGGGCGGCCGCaacggggccggggccgcgggaGACGGCGCTGGAGGAGAACCCCTTCTACGACAAGTACCGACACAAGATCCAGGAGCTGCGGAG ATCCAGTCCAGATGTGTTTGAATCCCGGATGGAAAAAAGAAACGAAGTGAAAAAGCAGCCTGTGGGATATTCCAACCAAGGAGAATTTATCAGATGcatggaggaaaag GCAGAAGGCTTGGGCACAAAGACATCAAGGGGAGGATTCACCAAGGATAAG ACACTTGATTCAATTCTTAATGTGGAGAtggtgaaagaaaaatcagcagAGGAGATAAAACAG ATTTGGAGTCAGTATTTTTCTGCAAAAGATACAGTTTATGCTGTTATTCCT GCAGAGAAGTTTGATTTGATACAGAAGAGAGCCCAGCAATGCCCATCG TTTCTCTATGCTTTGCCAAGGAAAGAAGGCTACGAGTTCTTTGTGGGACAGTGGTCAGGAACAGAATTGCACTTCACTTCCCTAATAAACGTTCAG ACCCAAGGTGAAGCTGCTCCAAGCCAGTTGGTTTTATACCATTACCCtgagctgcagaaggaaaaagggataGTACTAATGACAGCAGAAATGGACTCCAAGTTCTTG GCGGTTCACGAAGCACAGTGTCTGGCAAATCAGCTGCAGCTGTTCTACGCAGCGGATCGCTCCCAGACCTACGAGTTAGTGGAGACCTTCAACCACAGATCGAGTGAATTTAAGTACATGTCGGTTATAGCAGAGCTGGAGCAAAGCGGACTCGGAAGAGAGCTGAGACCCGGTCAGTGGTCTGACAAGTCCTAG